GGCGCCCGCTTCCGCGGCCGCCGTTCGCGTCAGGTACGGGTCGAAGGCCAGCAGCTGCATCCCCAGGGGCGCGGCGTAGGCGGCCAGCATGCGCCCGATCCGCCCGAGGCCCACGATGCCGAGCGTCTGCCCGCGGAGACGGTGGATCGGAGGAGTCACGGCCGGCCCGGGCATCCACCGTCCGGCCCGCAGGGCGGCATCGTAGGTGCGGAGCCGCCGGTGGACGGCCAGGACCAGCGTGAACGCGTGGAGCGCGACCTCCTGCGTCCCATAGTCCGGCACGTTGGCGACGCAGATCCCGGCCGCGGTCGCCGCCTGCAGGTCGATCGTGTCGACGCCGACGCCGTACCGGACGATCGCCAGGCAGCGCGGCATCGCGGCGATTACCTCGGCATCGACCGCCGCGTACTCGTTCATGAGCGCGTCGGCGGCCGCGACCTCGGCGAGGAGCGCGCGGCGGTCCTTCGCATTCGCCACACGCATCTCGATCCCGAGCGGCCG
The bacterium DNA segment above includes these coding regions:
- a CDS encoding C-terminal binding protein codes for the protein MPFLAVITDHDFPNLDDEDDVFRPLGIEMRVANAKDRRALLAEVAAADALMNEYAAVDAEVIAAMPRCLAIVRYGVGVDTIDLQAATAAGICVANVPDYGTQEVALHAFTLVLAVHRRLRTYDAALRAGRWMPGPAVTPPIHRLRGQTLGIVGLGRIGRMLAAYAAPLGMQLLAFDPYLTRTAAAEAGATLVDYGTLLRQSDVVSFHAPLHTETRHLLGEEEISLLKSGAIVVNTSRGAVIDTAALARALREGRLGGAGLDVFEGEPLPADHPLREAPNTILTPHVAWYSEEARRALKRSVAEEVARVAQGEWPRSLVNVDVRPHARLTRDR